The Bacteroidia bacterium genomic interval GAATTAGGCGCGGAGGTACTTTACCTTTGAAGGCAATGAAACTTGCCTTAACTGAGCGTCAGCGAGCTTACCTGGACATGCACATTTCCATACTCTTTTTTGGATTTGCAGCCATCCTGGGTAAGCTCATTTCTTTGCCGGGTACTACTATCACGTTTTACAGAATGCTGATTACCCTGATCAGTTTATGTTTCTTTCCCGGACTGATCAAAAAATGCCTTTCCCTTCCGAAAAAGACCCTGATCCGATATGCTGGAATAGGGATTCTCATGGCTTTGCACTGGATGTGTTTTTTCGAGTCCATCAAATACGCCAATGCGTCTATCGCCGTTACCTGCATGGCATCGGTAGCTTTCTTCACCTCACTCATCGAACCCATATTTTTCAAGAAAAAGATTCGCCGTCTGGAAATCATGCTGGGATTGATTGTTATCGGCGGTATCCTGATGATTTTTGGATTTACGGGAGAAAAATATGCCCTCGGAATTATACTTGCGCTTATCTCAGCCTTGTTGATTTCTTTGGTGAGCGTGCTAAATAAACAGGCAGTAGCAGACCATGATGTCTATTCCATTACGGCGGTTCAATTCGCGGCAGGCGTTCTGTTCCTTGCGCTACTCATGCCTTTTTATATGCAAGTCTTTCCGGACTTGCCTTACCTCCCCAATGGCTGGGATTGGATATGGTTGCTTGTCCTTTCCCTCCTGGGAACCACTTTGGCCTATACCTTAAATATGCGATCCCTCAAGCATCTTTCGGCCTATATCACCATGCTCTCGATGAACCTCGAGCCTGTCTATGGAATCATCCTTGCCTGGTTGATTTTTAGAGAGGATAAAGACTTGAATTTGGGTTTTTATATAGGGGCTCTTATTATTCTAATAGCCGTTTTTATCCATCCGATGTTAGATAAAAAGGGCAAGGAGAGCTAGTTTCTATTCCCATTCGGAATTCGCGAACCACTACCAGGCCTTCCACCAGGGTTTGTTCTACCGCCCGGAGCACCTGTTGCACCTTCAGCAGTTTCTTCTTTCGGTGGAGGGGGAACAGCAATCCCCATGATGACTTCATGATCTTCAAAATCCCAGTTTTCCCGTATGGAAACGGCATTGGCATCCTGGTAAATTTTTTCCGGTAATCGAGGAGGATTGATAGAACCAGGTGTCCAGACACCATTTTGATCCTCATCTGCTATGATGCGAAATGTATAAGATCCTTTGGGAATATTGGTGAAATTGAAAACGGTATCCTGCAGACTTCTTACAACTTTGTTTTTATCCATAAACTGCAGAATCACAGGACCCCGATATAGGCTATCATTGAAAACGAGCTTTCCACTGATCGTTCCATACTCTTCCTTATCAAACCATTTCATCGTATAGCCATAGGTACTATCACTCAGGGTGCTATCACTTTGCTCGAAAAATGTACCATCGACTTCCAAACGATAGGCTTTTTCCGGGTCCAGATCTTTGGGTGGTTTAATCCACATGTTTATTCCGTCTTCTTCCCATTCCAGGGGATAGCTTTTCCTCAAACTATCTACAGAGCCCGTATCACGTAAGGCAAAGAATTTTCGATCTGCCTCAAAGACTTTTCGATAGGGCAGGAGTTCCCAGACTTCTTTTTCCAGATTGAGTTCCGGCTTTTTCAATAAAGGGTTTTCCGGATCCCGATTTCTATTAGGATTAACCAGCAAAACACTATCCATGCTATTTCCCAAACTATCCTCAACAGAACTAAAATGCAGTTGACTATAATTTTCCTGAGCAATGGGCATATGGATGATCAGCTCTTTATCTGCCTTATTTCTCCAGAGGGTATAATCGGTCAATTCGAGGCTGTCCTGTCCGAGTGTATCTGTGCGATAGAGCTTCATGGCATCCAGTCGGAGGTTTTCACTCACAACCAGAGCCAGTGTATTAGGGTGAGTCCACAGATAACGCCTGAGTTGAGGAGGGCTGTCATCCGGGAGGAATGAATACAGAGTATTTATAGTCTCTTGACTTTTGGTGGTATCCTTGATGTTGAAGCTGGGTAAGGAATCCTCCATGATTGCTACCTTCTCGGAAGGTTGACTATAGGTATTGCTTTGGTCGGCGTCATTCAATCCCAAAATTCGATACGGAGCATTCCGCAAATATTTGAATTCAAATATCCCTTCCTCATTCGCTTTGCTCACATAGGCAGGACGTATTCCCAGAAAATCATTGTCCTTGATACTATCCGCATCGAAAAGGAGTACTTTCATTTCTTTTTCTCCAGTTCCCGCGACAGGACTCAGAATTTTCCCCTTGATCTCCATGCTGTCCAGCTGATCCCCTGTGCTGAATGCCAGGGTAAAAGCTTCCGCAATTTCATTTCCTTCCGTATTGTCTTTCACCCCTGTAAGGGTGATAACATAGGTGGTTGCAGGCCGAAGATCTTCGACAAATTTAATCGTGATCCTTTTTGCATTATCACTACGGATGATCTTGGGTCTTTTGACTAAAGGGGAGATAAATATTTCCTTGTCGAAAGTCGGTGCACGAACGGCTTCATCAAAAAGTATTTTGATTTCTTTGCCCTCAAAATTCAGGGATTGATTTTCCGGGACGGTTTTACTCACCTTGGGAGCGACTTCATCTCGGGGGCCACCTGTAGGAGAAATAGGCTTGGCACAAGTCGCCCAAAATAGACTTAGGACTGCCATAGCAGCTATAAAAGCAGAAAATCTGGATATGTGTGAGGCTTCCTTCAAATTCTTTTATTTCATTTTCGCCTGCAATTTATCCACTTCTGATAAAAAAGAGGCCAATAATTCCTAAAACACTGCCAGAAATCATGGCGGCAGGCTTTATCCAGCGACTAAATGTAGTGGGATCTTCGCCTTTGAATACCTCCGGACTCTTCCTGATTATCTTCCGCAAAGTTTTACCGGAAAGGGTGTCCTGATACACCAGATTTCTTTCCTGTCCACTTATGTTTATCGGAATCTGTATATCTCGAAGGTAGCTTCCTTTGCCTAAAGGGTTGTATAAGATGCTAAAACCATTGATTTGCAGGACATCCTGCTCAGTACTATCGACCATAAGCTTAGGTAAATAATCTTTGAAATATCTTCCCTCGATAGATTTAAAAGACTGGGGATGCAGAGATTCAATTTCCTGTAGCAAAGTCCGATAGATTTCCCCATTGTGTTGCTGAGCCGAGCTATGCGTAGGGAAAAGACAGAAGACTATTCCTAAAGAAATAAAGGAGATCCATGTTAGCAGCCTATCCATGGAGCCGAATATACAAAAAGGCCTTGCATCCTGAGATACAAGGCCTGTATGATTTTGTCAGCTAAACTATTTTTCGAGTTTCTTAAGCAAATCCTTATTGGATTGCTCAAGGATTCTCAGCTGGTCTGCATATTCATTATTTTCCTCAATATTCGATTCAAGCTCTTCGAGTTCTTCAATTTGTTGTGGGATAGCAAGCTCCATTACTGCTATTTGGGTATCCAGCTTTCTGATCCGCTCATTTAAAGCCCTTACTTTTTCTGAATCCTCTATGGGAGCTTCTTCCCAATCTTCCTCTTCAGTATTGTCATCCATCAGGAGTTGACTGATCTCTTTGAGCAGCTTTGTTCTTTTCAATTGTAACTGCTGCAATTCCCTGCTTTGGAGGTTGTACTCGGTACTGGATTTTTGAAATTGATTCTCTAGATAAAAGAGGTGCTCATCAGTCTGAATTTTCCCTTTCTCTAATTGAGTGATCTCCTTTTTGATCTCATTTCTCGCGCTTTCCTGACGAGCTTTGATTCTCTCTAAAATCATTGCCTCTTCTTCTGCTTCAAGGTTTTGAGGGAGTTCCTCCAGTTCTTCATCCTGAACTGTTTGGAGCTTTGTGTCCTGAGCCTGGATAGAAAAAGAAAAGAGTGTGAAAAGAACGAAAGGGCAAAGCAAACGAATGAGTTTCATATAAGTCTTGAAAAGGAATCAAACAAATAATTTTCTTCAGGGGTTAAAGCTATGGATATTCAGAATGTTTTACTACGCAAAATTGGATAATTTATTACCTGTTGTTTTGTGTGGATTCTTTCCTGAGCGCTTTACAAAGTCGGCTGCTTTACATATTAGGCTTTGGGAATATTAGTATATTAGTGCGTTATTTTTACCCACGCTATCTCTGAGATTTTTTCTTATTTGGGACCATTACCCATGCAGACCCTTTGATTATGCGAAAACTGTCTTTACTTATTATTGGCCTTATTCTGGGCGGACTGCATCTGTCTGCTCAGGACTATGCTGCAAACTCTGTACTTAAGGATGGTACCTGGTACAAAATTGCACTAACCGAAACAGGCATATATAAGCTTGACGCAGATTTTTTCTCTGATTTGGGAATAAACCTTTCCAGTATAAATCCTCGAAATATTCAGATTTATGGAAATGGAGGAAGCATTCTTCCCCAGAGCAATAGCGCATATCGACATGATGACCTGGTAGAAAATGCAATTCGCGTTGTGGGGGAAGATGATGGTAGTTTCAGTGGACAGGATCATGTGCTTTTTTATGGCGAAGGTCCACATACCTATGCCTACAATTCCGAAGCCGAACGTTTTCAGCATAAATTTCATACCTATTCTGATACCAATTTCTATTTTCTGAGAATTGGTGAAACAGAGGGTAAGCGTATAGAAGAACTCGCATCCCTAAGCAATCCCACGATCCTCAATCCTGCTTCAAGAGGAATGGACTACCATGAGGTAGAAAAAGAAAATCTCATTAAATCCGGTCGGGTTTGGTTAGGGGAGAAATTTGACCTGGCAACCAGCCGTGTTTTTTCCTTCTATATGCCCGACGCGAAAAGCGGCGGAGACATTCGAGTTTCATTAAGAGTTTCTGCCCGTTCTGATGTAGCCTCTTCTTTTCAAGTGAAAGCAAAAGGAGATACCTATTCTACGGTCAATTTGGCGGCAACCAATATCGGAAACTATCAGGCCCGTCATTATTGGTCAAGAGCTGCTTCCCTGGTCATCCCTCCTTCCGCTATATCGGATGATGATTCATTGCGCATCGAACTTTTTTATAATAAAGGGAGTTCTAGTCGATCTGAAGGTTGGCTGGATTGGTTTGAAATAGATTATGATAAAGAGCTGGATGCTGGCAATTCGGTCATGTATCATTTCTCAGTCGTAGATGATGCGATGGGAGCCGGACAGATTGCGGATATCTCTATTGCAAATAGTGGTTCAGCCTATCAGGTGTGGAACATTAGTGATCCGACTTCAGTAAAAGCACAAGCATTTACTGCCAATGGAAATACACTTTCGTTTGGAGCATCTGCAGAAGGGATCAGGAATTATGTTGCTTTTTCAACTACAACGCATGAACCCATTGCTGCGGAACGAATCGATAATCAGGACCTCCATGGAAGTCCATTGGTAGATTATATAATTATCACCAATCCTGCTTTTCTATCGGAAGCAGAAAGATTAGCCCAATTCCATAATACCCATTATGGAAGAAGTACATTGGTTACTACCGTCCAAAAGATATACAACGAATTTTCCAGTGGAAAGCAGGACGTAACTGCCATACGGGATTTTATCCGAATGTTTTGGGTGCGTTCAGGAGGGATTTCTCCGGGCTTCGTCAATATGTTTGGAGATGGAACCTATATCTATAAAAATGTCAACCAGAATATAAACGCTTCTACCAATTACCTGCCGACTTACCAAAGTCGGGATTCCTGGGATCCTACTTCTTCTTACACCAGTGATGACTTCTTTGTCATCATGGAAGATGATGAAGGTTTTTGGGGAGAAGCATCCGGAATAAATGGAGATGTTCGTTTTGATGTAAATACGATAGACATTCCCATTGGTCGTTTGCCCATAGAAAATAAAGAACAGGCCCAGATCATTGTAGACAAGATCATTCAGTACGCTACGGATCCGGATGGAATCGGCAGGGGAGAATGGCGAAGTCGTATCATGTTAGTGGCTGATCACAAAGAAGGCGAAGGTAATACGCACGTTCGTCAGGCAAATGGCTACAGCAGCCAGATCAATGATGCCAATGCCTGTACCCATCTCGAAAAAATCTATATGGATAATTACGAGATGATCACCACAGCAGGAGTTACTCGTTTCCCGGAAGGGAGACAAGCCTTGTTAGATGGTTTGGATAAAGGGGCATTGATCGTGAATTATACCGGTCATGGAGGGGAACAGGGTTGGTCCAATTCGAGGATATTGGAAAACCCGGATCTTATCAAGATGAAGAATGTGAACAAGCTCCCTGCTGTCATCACAGCAACATGTGAGTTTGGGCGCTATGACAATCCGGAGAAAAGATCAGGAGCGGAAATCATGACGATGATGGAAGATGTAGGGGCTATTGCACTCTTTACCACAGTGCGTTTGGTTTACTCTACTCCCAACCAAACCCTCAATGCAAATTTTTACCGTAACTCCTTCACTTTTGATCAGGATAAAGGAAGAATGCCTGCCATGGGAGAAATCATGATGCGGACGAAAAATGCCACTTTCGTCAGGGGAAATCTGGCAAACATCAATTCCAGAAACTTTACCCTTCTCGGAGATCCCGGACTTCTTTTAAATTATCCAAAACTCAAAGCAAGGATCACAGAGATCAATGGCAGCCAGGTAGTACCTGGTGTAGCAGATTCCTTGAAGTCCCTTTCCAAAGTAAGCATCAAAGGGGTATTGGAAAATGAACTGGGA includes:
- the porU gene encoding type IX secretion system sortase PorU, with the translated sequence MRKLSLLIIGLILGGLHLSAQDYAANSVLKDGTWYKIALTETGIYKLDADFFSDLGINLSSINPRNIQIYGNGGSILPQSNSAYRHDDLVENAIRVVGEDDGSFSGQDHVLFYGEGPHTYAYNSEAERFQHKFHTYSDTNFYFLRIGETEGKRIEELASLSNPTILNPASRGMDYHEVEKENLIKSGRVWLGEKFDLATSRVFSFYMPDAKSGGDIRVSLRVSARSDVASSFQVKAKGDTYSTVNLAATNIGNYQARHYWSRAASLVIPPSAISDDDSLRIELFYNKGSSSRSEGWLDWFEIDYDKELDAGNSVMYHFSVVDDAMGAGQIADISIANSGSAYQVWNISDPTSVKAQAFTANGNTLSFGASAEGIRNYVAFSTTTHEPIAAERIDNQDLHGSPLVDYIIITNPAFLSEAERLAQFHNTHYGRSTLVTTVQKIYNEFSSGKQDVTAIRDFIRMFWVRSGGISPGFVNMFGDGTYIYKNVNQNINASTNYLPTYQSRDSWDPTSSYTSDDFFVIMEDDEGFWGEASGINGDVRFDVNTIDIPIGRLPIENKEQAQIIVDKIIQYATDPDGIGRGEWRSRIMLVADHKEGEGNTHVRQANGYSSQINDANACTHLEKIYMDNYEMITTAGVTRFPEGRQALLDGLDKGALIVNYTGHGGEQGWSNSRILENPDLIKMKNVNKLPAVITATCEFGRYDNPEKRSGAEIMTMMEDVGAIALFTTVRLVYSTPNQTLNANFYRNSFTFDQDKGRMPAMGEIMMRTKNATFVRGNLANINSRNFTLLGDPGLLLNYPKLKARITEINGSQVVPGVADSLKSLSKVSIKGVLENELGTAQINASGDMDVTVFDKPSRFTTRLSNYTFRWEKNRIFSGKTTVEDGEFEFEFVVPIDVSYEDGTGNMRVYFFNDSIDGSGCYDNFYVGGTDANAINDDQGPSVELFINDTSWVNGGITDKDPKIFARIFDENGINTVGSGIGHEITAVLDEDESQVVILNEFYEAEINNYKKGSVEYQLRDLAIGEHKLRIRVWDVANNAAEATTSFIVSDNAVMALDQILNYPNPFIDETRFQIGHNQAGQNLELEIEILNTQGQLVKVLTADFQASGNYYKELSWDGRSDQGTQIADGIYIYRVNLRNAENGKEISTVNKMVLLRK
- a CDS encoding EamA family transporter, encoding MKLALTERQRAYLDMHISILFFGFAAILGKLISLPGTTITFYRMLITLISLCFFPGLIKKCLSLPKKTLIRYAGIGILMALHWMCFFESIKYANASIAVTCMASVAFFTSLIEPIFFKKKIRRLEIMLGLIVIGGILMIFGFTGEKYALGIILALISALLISLVSVLNKQAVADHDVYSITAVQFAAGVLFLALLMPFYMQVFPDLPYLPNGWDWIWLLVLSLLGTTLAYTLNMRSLKHLSAYITMLSMNLEPVYGIILAWLIFREDKDLNLGFYIGALIILIAVFIHPMLDKKGKES
- a CDS encoding Ig-like domain-containing protein, yielding MAVLSLFWATCAKPISPTGGPRDEVAPKVSKTVPENQSLNFEGKEIKILFDEAVRAPTFDKEIFISPLVKRPKIIRSDNAKRITIKFVEDLRPATTYVITLTGVKDNTEGNEIAEAFTLAFSTGDQLDSMEIKGKILSPVAGTGEKEMKVLLFDADSIKDNDFLGIRPAYVSKANEEGIFEFKYLRNAPYRILGLNDADQSNTYSQPSEKVAIMEDSLPSFNIKDTTKSQETINTLYSFLPDDSPPQLRRYLWTHPNTLALVVSENLRLDAMKLYRTDTLGQDSLELTDYTLWRNKADKELIIHMPIAQENYSQLHFSSVEDSLGNSMDSVLLVNPNRNRDPENPLLKKPELNLEKEVWELLPYRKVFEADRKFFALRDTGSVDSLRKSYPLEWEEDGINMWIKPPKDLDPEKAYRLEVDGTFFEQSDSTLSDSTYGYTMKWFDKEEYGTISGKLVFNDSLYRGPVILQFMDKNKVVRSLQDTVFNFTNIPKGSYTFRIIADEDQNGVWTPGSINPPRLPEKIYQDANAVSIRENWDFEDHEVIMGIAVPPPPKEETAEGATGAPGGRTNPGGRPGSGSRIPNGNRN